In Mongoliitalea daihaiensis, one DNA window encodes the following:
- a CDS encoding DNA-directed RNA polymerase subunit alpha, whose product MSILAFQMPEKVVMEKADDFHGLFTFKPLEKGYGVTIGNALRRILLSSLEGYAITSVKLPGVVHEFSTIEGVVEDVTDIILNLKQVRFKKVHDSIDGKITVEVKNQSVFTAGDIAKFTTSFEVLNPELVICHLDESKSFEIELTVEKGRGYLPAEESKPKEQVFGVIPIDAIFTPIKNVKYSVENTRVEQKTDFEKLILEVTTDGSIHPEKALQESAKILIQHFMLFSDQTMVIDAPGADSPEPIDEEFLHMRKLLKTSLSDLDLSVRAFNCLKAADVKTLGDLAKLEISDMMKFRNFGKKSLAELEQLIQEKGLTFGMDLSKYKLDEE is encoded by the coding sequence ATGTCCATATTAGCATTTCAAATGCCCGAAAAAGTGGTAATGGAAAAAGCCGATGATTTTCATGGCTTGTTTACCTTCAAGCCACTTGAAAAGGGCTATGGGGTCACCATTGGTAATGCCTTGAGAAGAATTTTGTTATCTTCCTTGGAAGGCTATGCAATCACTTCTGTGAAACTTCCAGGTGTTGTGCACGAATTTTCCACAATTGAGGGTGTTGTTGAAGATGTGACTGATATCATTTTAAATTTAAAACAAGTTAGATTTAAAAAGGTACATGATTCTATCGATGGCAAAATCACGGTAGAAGTTAAAAATCAGTCTGTTTTCACTGCTGGAGATATCGCCAAGTTCACTACCTCTTTCGAAGTATTGAACCCTGAATTGGTGATTTGTCACCTTGATGAGTCTAAAAGTTTCGAAATTGAATTGACAGTTGAAAAAGGAAGAGGTTATCTTCCTGCTGAAGAATCCAAGCCTAAAGAGCAAGTATTTGGTGTGATTCCAATCGATGCCATCTTTACACCTATCAAGAATGTAAAGTACAGCGTAGAGAATACCCGTGTTGAGCAAAAGACTGACTTTGAAAAGTTAATCCTTGAAGTTACAACAGACGGTTCTATCCACCCTGAGAAGGCATTGCAAGAATCTGCTAAAATCTTGATTCAACATTTCATGTTATTCTCTGATCAGACTATGGTGATTGATGCTCCTGGAGCAGATTCCCCTGAGCCTATTGATGAGGAGTTCTTACACATGAGAAAATTGTTGAAGACTTCTTTGAGCGATTTGGATCTTTCTGTAAGAGCATTCAACTGTCTGAAAGCTGCTGATGTAAAGACATTAGGCGACCTAGCCAAGTTAGAAATTTCTGATATGATGAAATTTAGAAACTTTGGTAAGAAGTCTTTGGCTGAACTGGAGCAATTGATTCAAGAAAAAGGGTTGACCTTTGGCATGGATCTTTCTAAGTATAAACTTGATGAAGAATAA
- the rpsD gene encoding 30S ribosomal protein S4, which yields MARYTGPKAKIARRFGEPIEGYSKALQKKNYPPGQHGRGRRKKQSEYAIQLGEKQKAKYIYGVLERQFAKLFNIASRKGGITGENLLQLLESRLDNTVYRLGIAPTRRGARQLVSHKHILVNGEVVNIPSYTLKPGDVVSVRERSKSLEAITNSLAGKGSSRFSWLEWDNSALSGKFVSVPVREDIPENIKEQLIVELYSK from the coding sequence ATGGCAAGATATACAGGTCCAAAGGCAAAAATCGCCAGAAGATTCGGCGAGCCGATCGAAGGATATAGCAAAGCTCTCCAAAAAAAGAACTACCCTCCAGGACAACACGGTAGAGGTAGAAGAAAAAAGCAGTCTGAATACGCTATTCAGCTTGGCGAAAAACAAAAGGCAAAATACATTTATGGTGTTTTGGAAAGACAATTCGCTAAATTATTTAATATCGCTTCCAGAAAAGGTGGTATTACAGGTGAAAACTTGTTGCAGTTGTTGGAATCAAGGTTGGATAACACCGTTTACAGGTTAGGAATTGCTCCTACCAGAAGAGGTGCTAGACAATTGGTTTCTCACAAGCATATTTTAGTAAATGGTGAGGTGGTTAACATTCCATCATACACGCTTAAGCCAGGCGATGTTGTTTCGGTAAGAGAGCGTTCCAAGTCATTGGAAGCTATTACAAACAGCTTAGCGGGTAAGGGAAGTTCTCGTTTTTCTTGGTTAGAGTGGGATAACTCAGCATTATCAGGAAAGTTTGTCTCTGTTCCAGTGAGGGAAGATATTCCTGAAAACATCAAGGAGCAGTTGATCGTCGAACTTTACTCTAAATAA
- the eno gene encoding phosphopyruvate hydratase: MTLIQSIHARQILDSRGNPTVEVDVFTETGAFGRAAVPSGASTGINEAVELRDGDKSKYLGKGVLKAVANVNNVIAPELVGMDIFEQNTIDQIMIELDGTPNKSKLGANAILGVSLAVAKAAAMEAGQPLYRYVGGVNANTLPVPMMNIINGGSHSDAPIAFQEFMIRPVGAASFTDAIRMGAEIFHHLKKILHDKGLVTAVGDEGGFAPNFSGGTEEALGCVLDAIKNAGYTPGDDITLALDCAASEFYKDGKYDYSKFEGPNGKVRSREEQVAYLAELTEKYPIDSIEDGCAEEDWQGWAMLTEKIGGKVQIVGDDLLVTNVKFLERAINEKSANSILIKVNQIGTLTETLNAINMAHKAGFTAVMSHRSGETEDYTIADLAVATNCGQIKTGSASRSDRMAKYNQLLRIEEQLGDAAVFPQKK, encoded by the coding sequence ATGACGTTGATTCAATCTATTCACGCCAGACAAATCTTAGACTCCCGAGGAAATCCTACAGTTGAAGTAGATGTATTTACTGAAACAGGTGCTTTTGGACGTGCGGCTGTTCCCAGTGGAGCTTCTACTGGTATCAATGAAGCTGTGGAACTAAGAGATGGTGATAAATCAAAATATTTAGGAAAGGGCGTATTGAAAGCCGTTGCTAATGTAAATAACGTGATCGCTCCTGAATTGGTAGGGATGGATATTTTTGAACAAAATACCATCGATCAGATCATGATTGAATTGGATGGTACACCTAATAAAAGCAAACTAGGTGCAAACGCAATTCTAGGTGTTTCTTTGGCTGTGGCCAAGGCTGCCGCTATGGAGGCTGGTCAGCCACTTTACAGATACGTAGGTGGAGTAAATGCCAATACCCTTCCTGTACCAATGATGAATATCATCAATGGTGGTTCTCACTCTGATGCACCTATTGCATTCCAAGAGTTTATGATCCGTCCTGTGGGTGCTGCTAGTTTTACTGATGCGATTCGTATGGGCGCTGAGATTTTCCATCACTTAAAGAAAATTTTGCATGATAAAGGCCTTGTAACAGCTGTAGGTGATGAGGGTGGCTTCGCTCCTAACTTCTCTGGCGGTACAGAAGAAGCCTTGGGTTGTGTCTTAGATGCTATCAAAAATGCGGGCTATACACCTGGTGATGATATCACATTAGCTTTGGACTGTGCAGCTTCTGAGTTTTATAAAGATGGTAAATATGACTACTCCAAATTTGAAGGTCCAAACGGTAAAGTTAGAAGCAGAGAAGAGCAAGTTGCTTACCTTGCTGAGCTAACTGAAAAGTATCCTATCGATTCTATCGAAGATGGATGTGCTGAGGAAGACTGGCAAGGATGGGCGATGTTGACTGAGAAAATCGGTGGCAAAGTACAGATTGTTGGGGATGACTTATTGGTGACCAACGTGAAGTTCTTGGAAAGAGCCATTAACGAAAAGTCTGCTAACTCCATTTTGATCAAAGTAAATCAGATCGGTACCTTGACTGAAACTTTGAATGCGATCAATATGGCCCATAAGGCTGGATTCACAGCTGTAATGTCCCATAGATCTGGTGAGACAGAAGACTATACCATCGCAGACCTAGCGGTAGCTACCAACTGTGGTCAAATCAAGACAGGTTCTGCGTCCCGTTCAGACAGAATGGCCAAATACAACCAATTGCTAAGAATTGAAGAGCAGTTGGGAGATGCAGCAGTATTTCCTCAAAAGAAGTAA
- the rplQ gene encoding 50S ribosomal protein L17 → MRHGKKFNHLGRTASHRKAMLSNMATSLILHKRISTTLAKAKELKKYVEPLITRAKEDSTHNRRIVFSYLQSKEAIKTLFGEVVEKVGERNGGYTRIIKTGFRLGDNAEMCIIEMVDFNELMLKDAKPAKKTTRRSRRGSGKAADASNEATDTTESTEEKSAE, encoded by the coding sequence ATGAGACACGGTAAGAAATTTAACCACCTTGGCAGGACTGCCAGCCATAGAAAAGCGATGCTTTCTAACATGGCTACTTCCCTGATTCTTCACAAGCGTATTTCCACCACGCTTGCCAAGGCAAAGGAATTGAAGAAATATGTAGAGCCTTTGATCACAAGAGCAAAGGAAGATTCTACACACAATAGAAGAATCGTTTTCTCCTACCTTCAAAGTAAAGAGGCTATCAAGACTCTTTTCGGTGAAGTAGTTGAGAAAGTTGGTGAAAGAAATGGTGGTTACACCAGAATCATCAAAACTGGTTTTCGTCTAGGTGATAATGCAGAAATGTGTATCATCGAGATGGTTGACTTCAACGAATTGATGTTGAAAGATGCTAAGCCAGCTAAGAAAACTACTCGTAGAAGTAGAAGAGGTTCTGGAAAAGCGGCTGACGCTTCTAACGAAGCAACTGACACTACAGAGAGTACTGAAGAAAAGTCAGCTGAATAA
- the carA gene encoding glutamine-hydrolyzing carbamoyl-phosphate synthase small subunit yields the protein MTQQKATLLLADGTIFKGTLIGSPGTNGGEICFNTGMTGYQEIYTDPSYTGQIVVTTTSHIGNYGVIDSEVESSAPTIAGIVVNSFSQTFSRLDANGSLQDYLVKHGITGIADIDTRKLVRHLRSKGAMNAVISSEYEDDLTGLKVQLNLVPDMNGLELSSEVCTKEPFYFGDEHASIKVACLDFGIKLNILRNLADRGVYCKVFPAKTSFEELQAWNPDGFFLSNGPGDPAVMEYAVQTTKQILNSGKPVFGICLGHQILAEACGISTYKMHHGHRGLNHPIKNLLSGKSEITSQNHGFVVNREEVEKSDVVEMTHVHLNDHTVAGIRVKGKPAFSVQYHPESSPGPHDSRYLFDDFVSYMHKN from the coding sequence ATGACTCAACAAAAAGCAACTCTTCTATTAGCAGATGGGACTATTTTCAAAGGCACACTCATTGGTAGTCCTGGAACCAATGGTGGTGAAATCTGCTTCAACACAGGGATGACTGGGTATCAGGAAATCTATACAGACCCTTCTTATACTGGTCAAATCGTTGTCACGACCACCTCACATATCGGTAATTATGGTGTGATTGACTCCGAAGTAGAATCATCAGCTCCAACGATCGCTGGTATTGTGGTGAATAGTTTTTCTCAAACTTTTAGCCGATTGGATGCCAATGGTTCATTGCAAGACTACTTAGTCAAGCATGGAATTACAGGTATTGCCGATATCGATACTAGGAAATTGGTACGTCATCTTCGTTCTAAAGGCGCCATGAATGCGGTGATTAGTTCGGAATATGAGGATGATTTGACAGGACTTAAGGTTCAATTAAACCTTGTTCCTGACATGAACGGATTGGAGCTTTCCTCCGAAGTTTGTACCAAAGAGCCTTTTTATTTTGGCGATGAACATGCTAGCATCAAAGTTGCTTGTTTAGACTTTGGTATCAAGTTGAATATTCTCCGTAACCTAGCAGATCGAGGTGTATACTGCAAGGTTTTTCCTGCGAAGACTTCTTTTGAGGAATTGCAAGCTTGGAATCCAGATGGTTTCTTTTTGTCCAACGGACCTGGCGATCCAGCAGTAATGGAATACGCAGTACAAACTACCAAGCAAATTTTGAACTCTGGTAAGCCTGTTTTCGGGATCTGTCTTGGGCATCAGATTTTAGCTGAAGCCTGTGGGATTTCCACCTATAAAATGCACCATGGTCACAGAGGATTGAATCATCCGATCAAAAATTTGCTTAGTGGAAAAAGTGAGATTACTTCCCAAAATCATGGTTTTGTAGTCAATAGAGAAGAAGTGGAAAAAAGTGATGTGGTAGAAATGACCCACGTGCATTTGAATGACCATACAGTAGCTGGGATTCGGGTCAAAGGAAAGCCGGCTTTTTCTGTTCAATACCACCCAGAGTCTTCTCCTGGTCCTCATGATTCGAGGTATTTATTCGACGATTTTGTATCTTACATGCATAAAAATTAA
- a CDS encoding S41 family peptidase, with product MRKVCLFMLMIGLWTTVMAQMEPLWLRYPAISPDGQEIVFSFKGDLFKVPSQGGTALPLTLHEAHDYMPVWSPDGSQIAFASDRFGNFDVFVIPSQGGEAKRLTFHSGNDFPWDFTPDGKEVIFSSPRNDLYSSVRFPNRGLFGKLYQVPVDGGRSILLSTAGFQSASFDPTGERIIFQDRKGYEDEWRKRHTSSVTRDIWIYDLAKESYTQISDFEGEDREPLFSADGQFAFYLSEKNGSQNIFKRNLANGQEEQLTNFNDHPVRHLTRSKGDVLSFSWDGGVYTLRPGGQPSRVAIKIFADFSGKDQKIVSVNGGATEMALSPNGKEIAFVFRGEVFVTSVDNNLTKRVTNTPAQERMLSWGADGKTLFFATERGESWDIYQARIVREDEPYFFAATLIKEEAVIATDKDEFQPLVSPDGKEIAYLEERNRLMIYNLASKTSRQIIPLGENFSYRDGDQDFTWSPDSKWIVAKNSLGLYGASHMVMYDAAGGKEGVNLTNSGFSDGQGKFAMNGKAFVWANDRDGKKPLALQGARELDIYGLFFDQATYDRFRLNKDEYTLFKEREEKNKPAEVTNWNPDFSGIEQRRLRLTTGSLNLASFDVSPDGDKLYFMASFENRYDVWAFDNRTKELKSLAKTNSGSGSIQLDKEGKNLFVLANGRLSKIETASGKVSAIGINEEMVLDAAAEREYIFHHAWRQVKKKFYDPELHGIDWDMYRASYARFLPHINNNYDFQELLSEILGELNGSHTGGRYSPRPENGDQTASLGLFYDEKSQENGLKITEVIKGGPLDRASSKIKAGHVIEKVDGVAIDGSLDWNMLLNRKADRNVLLSMIDPTSKQRWEETVKPISQGAENALLYRRWVETMRAMVDKLSDGRLGYVHVQGMNDNSFRTVYDEVLGRNADKEALIVDTRFNGGGWLHEDLSTFLDGKPYATFRPYGFIARGGEPRDKWAKPSVVLMSESNYSDAHAFPYAYRAKGIGKLIGMPVPGTSTAVWWETQIDPTIVFGIPMIAFYGVEEDRPLENLQLEPDIKVPTPFEEILYGKDAQLEAAVEELLKTLKK from the coding sequence ATGAGGAAAGTTTGCTTGTTTATGCTTATGATTGGGTTATGGACCACTGTCATGGCACAGATGGAACCGCTTTGGTTGCGGTATCCGGCTATTTCACCCGATGGCCAGGAAATTGTATTTAGCTTTAAGGGAGATTTGTTTAAAGTTCCTTCGCAAGGGGGGACTGCTTTACCGCTCACGTTGCATGAAGCACATGATTACATGCCAGTTTGGAGTCCGGATGGCTCTCAGATCGCCTTTGCTTCTGATCGCTTTGGAAATTTCGATGTTTTTGTCATTCCTTCTCAAGGAGGAGAGGCTAAGCGGCTGACATTTCATTCCGGCAATGACTTTCCTTGGGATTTTACTCCTGATGGAAAAGAAGTGATTTTTAGCTCTCCGAGAAATGATTTGTATTCGTCTGTACGTTTCCCCAACAGGGGGCTTTTTGGGAAGTTATACCAAGTGCCTGTAGATGGGGGTAGATCAATCTTACTATCTACCGCTGGATTTCAATCAGCTTCCTTCGATCCTACTGGCGAGCGAATCATCTTTCAGGACAGAAAAGGATATGAGGACGAATGGAGAAAGCGTCATACTTCCTCTGTCACCCGTGATATTTGGATCTATGACCTAGCAAAAGAATCATACACCCAAATTTCAGATTTTGAAGGAGAGGATCGTGAACCCTTGTTTTCCGCTGATGGTCAGTTTGCTTTCTATCTCAGTGAGAAAAATGGAAGTCAAAATATATTCAAACGCAATTTGGCAAATGGGCAAGAAGAGCAATTGACCAATTTCAACGATCATCCTGTTCGCCATCTGACTAGAAGCAAGGGAGATGTGTTGAGTTTTTCTTGGGATGGGGGAGTTTACACCCTTCGTCCAGGTGGACAGCCAAGCCGTGTTGCAATCAAAATATTTGCTGATTTCAGCGGTAAGGATCAGAAGATTGTCTCTGTGAATGGAGGAGCAACCGAAATGGCTCTTTCTCCAAATGGCAAGGAGATTGCATTTGTGTTTAGAGGAGAGGTATTTGTGACTTCTGTTGATAATAACCTTACCAAACGAGTGACCAATACACCTGCACAAGAGCGTATGTTGAGTTGGGGTGCTGATGGGAAGACGTTGTTTTTTGCTACTGAGCGGGGAGAAAGTTGGGATATTTATCAAGCGCGTATTGTTCGGGAGGATGAGCCGTACTTTTTCGCGGCTACATTAATCAAGGAAGAAGCCGTTATTGCTACGGATAAGGATGAATTTCAACCTTTGGTGTCTCCTGATGGGAAGGAGATTGCCTATTTGGAGGAGAGAAATCGCTTGATGATTTACAATTTGGCATCTAAAACTTCCAGACAAATCATTCCTTTAGGTGAAAACTTCTCGTACAGAGACGGAGATCAGGATTTTACCTGGAGTCCAGACAGTAAGTGGATTGTAGCCAAGAACTCTTTAGGGCTTTATGGAGCGAGCCATATGGTGATGTATGATGCTGCTGGTGGGAAAGAAGGAGTGAATTTGACCAATTCTGGCTTTTCTGATGGGCAAGGGAAGTTTGCCATGAATGGGAAAGCATTTGTTTGGGCCAATGATCGGGACGGTAAAAAGCCCTTAGCCTTGCAAGGTGCACGGGAGTTGGATATTTATGGATTGTTTTTTGATCAGGCTACCTACGATAGATTTCGATTGAATAAAGATGAATATACCTTGTTTAAGGAGCGAGAGGAAAAGAATAAGCCTGCGGAAGTTACCAATTGGAATCCCGATTTTTCTGGGATTGAACAGCGGCGTCTTCGCCTGACTACCGGTTCTTTGAATCTAGCTTCTTTTGATGTATCCCCTGATGGGGACAAGCTGTATTTCATGGCGAGCTTTGAAAATCGCTACGATGTATGGGCGTTTGATAATCGGACCAAGGAACTGAAATCATTGGCCAAAACAAATAGCGGTTCAGGAAGCATTCAATTGGATAAAGAAGGAAAAAATCTGTTTGTCTTAGCCAATGGACGGCTGTCAAAAATTGAGACTGCAAGTGGGAAGGTGAGTGCTATTGGTATCAATGAGGAAATGGTCTTGGATGCCGCAGCTGAGCGGGAGTATATTTTCCATCATGCTTGGAGACAAGTGAAAAAGAAGTTTTATGATCCTGAACTTCACGGAATTGATTGGGATATGTATAGAGCGAGCTATGCGCGATTTTTACCTCATATCAATAATAATTACGACTTCCAAGAGCTTTTAAGTGAGATTTTGGGAGAGTTGAATGGCTCTCATACAGGGGGTAGGTATTCTCCTAGACCCGAAAATGGAGATCAAACAGCTTCCTTAGGGCTATTTTACGATGAAAAATCTCAGGAAAATGGGCTGAAGATTACCGAAGTGATCAAAGGTGGGCCTTTGGATAGAGCAAGTTCCAAAATCAAGGCAGGACATGTAATTGAAAAAGTCGATGGTGTTGCCATCGATGGAAGCTTGGATTGGAATATGCTATTAAACCGGAAAGCGGATCGCAATGTCCTGTTGTCCATGATAGACCCAACCTCTAAGCAGCGATGGGAAGAAACGGTTAAGCCGATCTCTCAGGGAGCGGAAAATGCGCTGCTTTACCGACGTTGGGTGGAGACTATGCGAGCAATGGTGGATAAACTCAGTGATGGCAGACTGGGCTATGTACATGTGCAGGGAATGAATGATAATAGTTTCCGTACTGTATACGATGAAGTCCTTGGAAGAAATGCAGATAAAGAGGCATTGATTGTAGATACCCGATTCAATGGAGGGGGATGGTTGCACGAGGACTTATCGACTTTCTTAGATGGCAAGCCATACGCAACGTTTAGACCTTACGGTTTTATTGCCCGTGGGGGTGAACCAAGAGATAAGTGGGCAAAGCCATCCGTGGTATTGATGAGTGAAAGTAATTATTCCGATGCGCATGCTTTCCCTTATGCCTATCGTGCTAAAGGTATCGGTAAATTGATCGGGATGCCAGTACCTGGGACCAGTACAGCCGTTTGGTGGGAAACACAGATAGATCCAACAATCGTTTTTGGTATTCCGATGATTGCATTCTATGGAGTTGAAGAGGATAGACCTTTAGAAAATCTCCAATTAGAGCCTGATATCAAAGTGCCCACTCCTTTTGAGGAAATCCTTTATGGAAAAGATGCACAATTGGAAGCGGCTGTTGAGGAGCTATTAAAGACTTTAAAAAAGTAG